A region from the Populus trichocarpa isolate Nisqually-1 chromosome 18, P.trichocarpa_v4.1, whole genome shotgun sequence genome encodes:
- the LOC7459882 gene encoding BRAP2 RING ZnF UBP domain-containing protein 1 isoform X1 — protein MFSLRVHSVDSNHPLTLEETTFISAAATTSTTAATTKFNERRGISHLYRNASQKSSLPNPNPNSRSTSLFVVAVPNYFSEDDFIRFCGSHIDHVHVLLFIRNDGMEDRYSVLIKLDNQVTADRFYYSFNEKRFSPSEAEICHILYVLSVEFTESAEIASTPPENFTELPACPICLERLDPDTSGIRNTLCDHSFQCSCTSKWTHLSCQVCRLCQQQDEKPACSVCGTSENLWVCLICGFVGCGRYKEGHAKRHWQDTQHCYSLDLRTQQIWDYVGDNYVHRLNQSKTDGKSIDTNSCCVSFEGDCGTCGCSEDSGISGALFSSKVEAIADEYNRLLATQLEAQRQHYESLIIEAKSKRQSSISEAVENAVTSTMQDIQNKLEKCELEKNAVADINRGLIKNQEIWRKKVKELEDRGTSSLSSRDERIHDLEEQIRDLTVYIEAQKTLHTMTDTDDGIKGGTLLPVPPKQSSPANSRKHTKLGRKRN, from the exons ATGTTCAGCCTCCGAGTCCACTCAGTAGACAGCAATCATCCTCTAACTCTTGAAGAAACCACCTTCATCTCCGCGGccgccaccacctccaccacggCAGCCACCACCAAATTCAATGAAAGGAGAGGCATTTCACATCTATATCGAAACGCATCGCAGAAATCCTCACTGCCAAACCCTAATCCTAACTCTCGATCCACTTCTCTCTTCGTCGTCGCCGTCCCTAACTACTTCTCCGAAGACGACTTCATCAGATTCTGCGGTTCCCATATTGATCATGTCCATGTACTCCTCTTCATCAG GAATGATGGGATGGAAGATAGGTACAGTGTGTTAATAAAGCTTGATAATCAAGTAACAGCTGATAGATTCTACTATAGTTTCAATGAGAAGCGATTTTCGCCATCTGAG GCAGAGATTTGCCATATACTATATGTGCTTTCCGTGGAATTCACGGAATCGGCAGAAATAGCTAGCACTCCTCCGGAAAATTTCACTGAGTTGCCAGCTTGTCCAATTTGTCTCG AGAGATTGGACCCGGACACTAGTGGAATACGCAATACTCTTTGTGATCATTCGTTTCAATGTTCATGCACTTCAAAATGGACGCACTTGTCTTGCCAG GTCTGTCGTCTTTGTCAGCAGCAGGATGAGAAGCCAGCTTGTTCTGTTTGTGGAACTTCAGAAAATTTGTGGGTTTGTCTGATATGCGGTTTTGTAGGATGTGGAAG ATATAAAGAAGGACATGCTAAAAGGCACTGGCAAGATACACAGCATTGTTATTCTCTTGATCTGAGAACACAACAAATTTGGGACTATGTTGGCGACAACTATGTTCATCGGCTGAACCAGTCAAAAACTGATGGCAAGTCGATAGATACAAACTCTTGTTGTGTGTCGTTTGAAGGAGATTGTGGCACTTGTGGATGTAGTGAGGATTCTGGAATTAGTGGGGCTCTCTTTAGCAGCAAAGTTGAAGCA ATTGCAGATGAGTACAATCGTCTTTTGGCCACTCAGCTGGAGGCTCAAAGACAA CATTATGAATCTCTAATTATTGAGGCCAAAAGTAAAAGACAAAGTTCCATTTCAGAAGCAGTAGAGAATGCTGTGACATCCACTATGCAGGATATccaaaataaactggaaaagtGTGAGCTAGAAAAAAATGCTGTAGCAGAT atCAATCGGGGTCTCATCAAGAATCAAGAAATTTGGCGTAAAAAGGTCAAGGAACTTGAAGATAG GGGAACTTCATCTTTATCATCAAGGGACGAGAGAATACATGATCTGGAAGAACAG ATTCGAGATCTCACAGTCTACATTGAAGCTCAGAAAACACTTCACACCATGACAGATACAGATGATGGGATTAAAGGAGGGACATTGTTACCTGTACCTCCGAAGCAGTCTTCGCCAGCAAATAGCAGAAAACACACAAAACTGGGTCGTAAACGGAATTAG
- the LOC7459881 gene encoding topless-related protein 4 isoform X1, giving the protein MSSLSRELVFLILQFLEEEKFKETVHRLEQESGFYFNMRYFEEMVTNGEWDEVEKYLSGFTKVDDNRYSMKIFFEIRKQKYLEALDKRDRAKAVEILVKDLKVFAAFNEELFKEITQLLTLENFRDNEQLSKYGDTKSARGIMLGELKKLIEANPLFRDKLQFPTLKNSRLRTLINQSLNWQHQLCKSPRSNPDIKTLFVDHSCGQPNGARAPSPVTNSLMGGVPKSGGFPSITGHGPFQPAPAALPSSLAGWMANPSASAGPLGLAPNNTAAILKHPRTPPTNNPAIDYQTADSEHVLKRPRPFGLSDEVNLPINIMPMAYTSQNHGQNSYSSDDLPKNPVMALNQGSAVKSMDFHPVQQILLLVGTNMGEVMVWELGSRERIAGRNFKVWDLNARSRALQASLSNDYTASVNRVAWSPDGTLFGVAYSKHIMHVYSYHGGDDIRNHLEMDAHNGNVNDLAFAYPNKQLVVVTCGDDRTIRVWDAIVGTRLFNFVGHDAPVYSVCPHHKENIQFIFSTATDGKIKAWLYDNAGSRVDYNAPGHSSTTMAYSADGTRLFSCGTNKEGESHLVEWNESEGAVKRTYNGLAKRSGGVVKFDTTKNRFLAAGDDFMIKFWDMDNNNLLTTIDAEGGLPASPCIRFNKEGTLLAVSTNDNSIKILANSDGIRLLRTVESRTFDASRASSAAVAKAPAIGTFPPANATVGTSIDNQAAPAAPMVGMNSDNRSLVDVKPKIQDESIEKSRIWKLTEINEPSQCRSLRLPDSLTAMRVSRLIFTNSGVAILALASNAVHKLWKWQRNDRNLPGKATASVPPQLWQPSSGILMTNDISDTNPEDAVPCFALSKNDSYVMSASGGKISLFNMMTFKTMTTFMAPPPAATFLAFHPQDNNIIAIGMEDSSIQIYNVRVDEVKTKLKGHQKRITGLAFSHSLNVLVSSGADSQLCVWSTDAWEKQASKFLQIPTGRVASSLADTRVQFHLDQIHLLAVHETQIAIFEAPKLECLKQWFPREASGPITHATYSCDSQSIYVSFEDGSVGVLTASTLRLRCRINSTAYLPPNPSLRVYPLVIAAHPSEPDQFALGLTDGGIHVLEPLESEGKWGTSPPVENGAGPSTASGAAGSEQAQR; this is encoded by the exons ATGTCTTCGCTTAGTAGAGAGCTTGTGTTTCTCATACTTCAGTTTCTCGAGGaagagaaatttaaagaaactgTTCACAG ATTGGAGCAAGAGTCAGGGTTTTACTTTAACATGAGGTACTTTGAAGAAATGGTGACAAATGGAGAGTGGGATGAAGTGGAGAAGTATTTGTCAGGGTTTACGAAAGTGGATGATAATAGATATTCGATGAAGATTTTCTTTGAGATTCGGAAGCAAAAGTACCTTGAAGCTTTGGACAA GCGAGATCGTGCGAAGGCAGTTGAAATTTTAGTGAAGGACTTGAAAGTGTTTGCGGCATTTAATGAAGAGCTGTTTAAAGAAATTACGCAGCTACTGACGTTGGAAAACTTTAg AGATAATGAACAGCTATCCAAATATGGAGACACCAAGTCTGCTAGGGGTATAATGCTCGGTGAACTCAAAAAGTTGATAGAGGCTAACCCTCTTTTCCGTGACAAGCTTCAGTTTCCTACTTTGAAAAACTCAAGATTGCGGACTCTAATTAATCAGAG TTTAAATTGGCAACATCAGCTTTGTAAGAGTCCAAGGTCTAATCCTGACATAAAGACTTTATTTGTTGACCACAGTTGTGGGCAACCAAATGGTGCGCGGGCCCCATCCCCTGTCACCAATTCCTTAATGGGTGGTGTGCCCAAGTCAGGGGGGTTTCCTTCAATAACCGGTCATGGT CCATTTCAGCCTGCGCCTGCAGCTCTTCCATCTTCTCTTGCAGGATGGATGGCGAATCCATCTGCTTCTGCTGGGCCCCTAGGTTTGGCTCCCAATAACACAG CAGCTATCTTAAAGCATCCCAGGACTCCCCCTACCAATAACCCAGCTATTGACTATCAAACAGCAGACTCTGAACATGTGTTGAAGAGGCCAAGACCATTTGGACTATCGGATGAG GTCAATCTCCCAATAAACATTATGCCTATGGCTTATACGAGCCAGAACCATGGGCAAAACTCCTACTCTTCTGATGACTTGCCCAAGAATCCTGTCATGGCTTTAAATCAAGGTTCTGCTGTCAAGAGTATGGATTTTCATCCAGTCCAACAAATTCTACTTCTTG TTGGAACAAACATGGGTGAAGTCATGGTATGGGAGTTGGGCAGCAGAGAAAGGATTGCTGGGAGGAATTTCAAGGTTTGGGACCTTAATGCACGCTCAAGAGCTCTGCAG GCATCTCTGTCCAATGATTATACAGCATCCGTTAACCGTGTGGCGTGGAGTCCTGATGGAACTTTATTTG gtGTTGCATACTCCAAGCACATTATGCACGTATACTCCTACCATGGCGGTGACGACATAAGAAATCACCTTGAG ATGGATGCTCATAATGGGAATGTAAATGATCTTGCTTTTGCTTACCCAAACAAGCAACTTGTTGTAGTCACTTGTGGCGATGACAGGACCATCAgg GTTTGGGATGCGATTGTGGGGACTCGACTGTTTAATTTTGTTGGTCATGATGCACCTGTATATTCTGTGTGCCCACATCACAAGGAAAATATTCAG TTTATCTTTTCAACCGCAACTGATGGAAAGATAAAGGCATGGTTGTATGATAATGCGGGTTCAAGAGTCGACTATAATGCACCAGGGCATTCTTCTACCACAATGGCATACAGTGCTGATGGAACTAG GTTATTCTCATGTGGGACAAACAAAGAAGGAGAATCACACTTGGTGGAGTGGAATGAAAGCGAAGGAGCTGTGAAACGTACCTATAATGGTCTTGCAAAGCGTTCCGGGGGTGTTGTGAAGTTTGATACCACTAAAAATCGATTCTTGGCAGCTGGGGATGATTTCATGATCAAGTTTTGGGACATGGATAATAACAACCTGTTGACAACTATTGATGCAGAGGGTGGATTGCCG GCTTCTCCTTGTATTAGATTTAACAAGGAAGGAACGCTATTAGCAGTCTCAACAAATGACAATAGCATCAAAATTCTAGCAAATTCAGATGGGATCAGGCTGCTCCGGACAGTGGAGAGTCGTACATTTGATGCTTCTAGAGCTTCTTCTGCTGCTGTTGCGAAG GCCCCTGCAATAGGCACTTTTCCGCCTGCTAATGCCACAGTTGGAACTAGCATCGATAATCAAGCTGCTCCTGCAGCACCCATGGTTGGAATG AATAGTGACAATCGAAGTTTAGTTGACGTGAAGCCTAAAATTCAAGACGAATCAATTGAAAAATCTAGGATCTGGAAATTAACAGAAATAAATGAACCATCACAGTGTCGCTCCCTGAGGCTCCCTGATAGCTTGACTGCCATGAGG GTGTCTAGATTGATTTTTACAAATTCAGGAGTTGCCATATTGGCACTAGCATCTAATGCAGTGCACAAGCTTTGGAAGTGGCAGAGAAATGATCGAAACTTGCCTGGGAAG GCCACTGCTAGTGTACCACCTCAATTATGGCAGCCTTCTAGCGGAATTTTGATGACTAATGATATCAGTGACACAAATCCTGAAGATGCTGTTCCGTGCTTTGCACTTTCAAAGAATGATTCTTATGTTATGTCAGCTTCAGGAGGGAAGATTTCTCTTTTCAATATGATGACATTTAAG ACAATGACAACATTCATGGCTCCACCACCAGCTGCAACATTTTTAGCATTTCACCCTCAAGACAACAATATCATTGCTATTGGCATGGAGGACTCTTCTATACAAATTTATAACGTCAGGGTTGATGAG GttaaaacaaagttaaaaggTCATCAGAAAAGAATTACAGGACTCGCCTTCTCGCACTCTCTAAATGTCCTGGTGTCTTCCGGAGCTGACTCGCAG TTGTGTGTTTGGAGCACCGATGCATGGGAGAAACAAGCTAGTAAATTCTTGCAAATTCCAACTGGACGAGTTGCTTCTTCTCTTGCAGATACACGTGTTCAATTTCACCTTGACCAGATACATTTGCTTGCGGTTCATGAAACACAGATAGCTATATTTGAAGCACCAAAATTGGAATGCCTCAAGCAG TGGTTCCCTCGTGAAGCAAGTGGTCCGATTACGCATGCTACGTATTCCTGTGATAGCCAATCTATATATGTTAGTTTTGAAGATGGAAGTGTGGGTGTTCTCACTGCTTCAACACTAAGATTGAGATGCAGAATAAATTCTACTGCTTATTTACCTCCCAATCCAAG CTTGAGAGTGTATCCTCTTGTCATTGCTGCACATCCCTCTGAGCCTGATCAATTCGCACTGGGACTAACAGACGGTGGAATTCATGTGCTTGAACCATTGGAGTCGGAAGGAAAATGGGGGACCTCGCCTCCTGTTGAAAATGGTGCTGGCCCTAGTACAGCTTCTGGTGCTGCTGGTTCTGAACAAGCTCAAAGGTAG
- the LOC7459882 gene encoding BRAP2 RING ZnF UBP domain-containing protein 1 isoform X2 has product MFSLRVHSVDSNHPLTLEETTFISAAATTSTTAATTKFNERRGISHLYRNASQKSSLPNPNPNSRSTSLFVVAVPNYFSEDDFIRFCGSHIDHVHVLLFIRNDGMEDRYSVLIKLDNQVTADRFYYSFNEKRFSPSEAEICHILYVLSVEFTESAEIASTPPENFTELPACPICLERLDPDTSGIRNTLCDHSFQCSCTSKWTHLSCQVCRLCQQQDEKPACSVCGTSENLWVCLICGFVGCGRYKEGHAKRHWQDTQHCYSLDLRTQQIWDYVGDNYVHRLNQSKTDGKSIDTNSCCVSFEGDCGTCGCSEDSGISGALFSSKVEAHYESLIIEAKSKRQSSISEAVENAVTSTMQDIQNKLEKCELEKNAVADINRGLIKNQEIWRKKVKELEDRGTSSLSSRDERIHDLEEQIRDLTVYIEAQKTLHTMTDTDDGIKGGTLLPVPPKQSSPANSRKHTKLGRKRN; this is encoded by the exons ATGTTCAGCCTCCGAGTCCACTCAGTAGACAGCAATCATCCTCTAACTCTTGAAGAAACCACCTTCATCTCCGCGGccgccaccacctccaccacggCAGCCACCACCAAATTCAATGAAAGGAGAGGCATTTCACATCTATATCGAAACGCATCGCAGAAATCCTCACTGCCAAACCCTAATCCTAACTCTCGATCCACTTCTCTCTTCGTCGTCGCCGTCCCTAACTACTTCTCCGAAGACGACTTCATCAGATTCTGCGGTTCCCATATTGATCATGTCCATGTACTCCTCTTCATCAG GAATGATGGGATGGAAGATAGGTACAGTGTGTTAATAAAGCTTGATAATCAAGTAACAGCTGATAGATTCTACTATAGTTTCAATGAGAAGCGATTTTCGCCATCTGAG GCAGAGATTTGCCATATACTATATGTGCTTTCCGTGGAATTCACGGAATCGGCAGAAATAGCTAGCACTCCTCCGGAAAATTTCACTGAGTTGCCAGCTTGTCCAATTTGTCTCG AGAGATTGGACCCGGACACTAGTGGAATACGCAATACTCTTTGTGATCATTCGTTTCAATGTTCATGCACTTCAAAATGGACGCACTTGTCTTGCCAG GTCTGTCGTCTTTGTCAGCAGCAGGATGAGAAGCCAGCTTGTTCTGTTTGTGGAACTTCAGAAAATTTGTGGGTTTGTCTGATATGCGGTTTTGTAGGATGTGGAAG ATATAAAGAAGGACATGCTAAAAGGCACTGGCAAGATACACAGCATTGTTATTCTCTTGATCTGAGAACACAACAAATTTGGGACTATGTTGGCGACAACTATGTTCATCGGCTGAACCAGTCAAAAACTGATGGCAAGTCGATAGATACAAACTCTTGTTGTGTGTCGTTTGAAGGAGATTGTGGCACTTGTGGATGTAGTGAGGATTCTGGAATTAGTGGGGCTCTCTTTAGCAGCAAAGTTGAAGCA CATTATGAATCTCTAATTATTGAGGCCAAAAGTAAAAGACAAAGTTCCATTTCAGAAGCAGTAGAGAATGCTGTGACATCCACTATGCAGGATATccaaaataaactggaaaagtGTGAGCTAGAAAAAAATGCTGTAGCAGAT atCAATCGGGGTCTCATCAAGAATCAAGAAATTTGGCGTAAAAAGGTCAAGGAACTTGAAGATAG GGGAACTTCATCTTTATCATCAAGGGACGAGAGAATACATGATCTGGAAGAACAG ATTCGAGATCTCACAGTCTACATTGAAGCTCAGAAAACACTTCACACCATGACAGATACAGATGATGGGATTAAAGGAGGGACATTGTTACCTGTACCTCCGAAGCAGTCTTCGCCAGCAAATAGCAGAAAACACACAAAACTGGGTCGTAAACGGAATTAG
- the LOC7459881 gene encoding topless-related protein 4 isoform X2 — MSSLSRELVFLILQFLEEEKFKETVHRLEQESGFYFNMRYFEEMVTNGEWDEVEKYLSGFTKVDDNRYSMKIFFEIRKQKYLEALDKRDRAKAVEILVKDLKVFAAFNEELFKEITQLLTLENFRDNEQLSKYGDTKSARGIMLGELKKLIEANPLFRDKLQFPTLKNSRLRTLINQSLNWQHQLCKSPRSNPDIKTLFVDHSCGQPNGARAPSPVTNSLMGGVPKSGGFPSITGHGPFQPAPAALPSSLAGWMANPSASAGPLGLAPNNTAILKHPRTPPTNNPAIDYQTADSEHVLKRPRPFGLSDEVNLPINIMPMAYTSQNHGQNSYSSDDLPKNPVMALNQGSAVKSMDFHPVQQILLLVGTNMGEVMVWELGSRERIAGRNFKVWDLNARSRALQASLSNDYTASVNRVAWSPDGTLFGVAYSKHIMHVYSYHGGDDIRNHLEMDAHNGNVNDLAFAYPNKQLVVVTCGDDRTIRVWDAIVGTRLFNFVGHDAPVYSVCPHHKENIQFIFSTATDGKIKAWLYDNAGSRVDYNAPGHSSTTMAYSADGTRLFSCGTNKEGESHLVEWNESEGAVKRTYNGLAKRSGGVVKFDTTKNRFLAAGDDFMIKFWDMDNNNLLTTIDAEGGLPASPCIRFNKEGTLLAVSTNDNSIKILANSDGIRLLRTVESRTFDASRASSAAVAKAPAIGTFPPANATVGTSIDNQAAPAAPMVGMNSDNRSLVDVKPKIQDESIEKSRIWKLTEINEPSQCRSLRLPDSLTAMRVSRLIFTNSGVAILALASNAVHKLWKWQRNDRNLPGKATASVPPQLWQPSSGILMTNDISDTNPEDAVPCFALSKNDSYVMSASGGKISLFNMMTFKTMTTFMAPPPAATFLAFHPQDNNIIAIGMEDSSIQIYNVRVDEVKTKLKGHQKRITGLAFSHSLNVLVSSGADSQLCVWSTDAWEKQASKFLQIPTGRVASSLADTRVQFHLDQIHLLAVHETQIAIFEAPKLECLKQWFPREASGPITHATYSCDSQSIYVSFEDGSVGVLTASTLRLRCRINSTAYLPPNPSLRVYPLVIAAHPSEPDQFALGLTDGGIHVLEPLESEGKWGTSPPVENGAGPSTASGAAGSEQAQR, encoded by the exons ATGTCTTCGCTTAGTAGAGAGCTTGTGTTTCTCATACTTCAGTTTCTCGAGGaagagaaatttaaagaaactgTTCACAG ATTGGAGCAAGAGTCAGGGTTTTACTTTAACATGAGGTACTTTGAAGAAATGGTGACAAATGGAGAGTGGGATGAAGTGGAGAAGTATTTGTCAGGGTTTACGAAAGTGGATGATAATAGATATTCGATGAAGATTTTCTTTGAGATTCGGAAGCAAAAGTACCTTGAAGCTTTGGACAA GCGAGATCGTGCGAAGGCAGTTGAAATTTTAGTGAAGGACTTGAAAGTGTTTGCGGCATTTAATGAAGAGCTGTTTAAAGAAATTACGCAGCTACTGACGTTGGAAAACTTTAg AGATAATGAACAGCTATCCAAATATGGAGACACCAAGTCTGCTAGGGGTATAATGCTCGGTGAACTCAAAAAGTTGATAGAGGCTAACCCTCTTTTCCGTGACAAGCTTCAGTTTCCTACTTTGAAAAACTCAAGATTGCGGACTCTAATTAATCAGAG TTTAAATTGGCAACATCAGCTTTGTAAGAGTCCAAGGTCTAATCCTGACATAAAGACTTTATTTGTTGACCACAGTTGTGGGCAACCAAATGGTGCGCGGGCCCCATCCCCTGTCACCAATTCCTTAATGGGTGGTGTGCCCAAGTCAGGGGGGTTTCCTTCAATAACCGGTCATGGT CCATTTCAGCCTGCGCCTGCAGCTCTTCCATCTTCTCTTGCAGGATGGATGGCGAATCCATCTGCTTCTGCTGGGCCCCTAGGTTTGGCTCCCAATAACACAG CTATCTTAAAGCATCCCAGGACTCCCCCTACCAATAACCCAGCTATTGACTATCAAACAGCAGACTCTGAACATGTGTTGAAGAGGCCAAGACCATTTGGACTATCGGATGAG GTCAATCTCCCAATAAACATTATGCCTATGGCTTATACGAGCCAGAACCATGGGCAAAACTCCTACTCTTCTGATGACTTGCCCAAGAATCCTGTCATGGCTTTAAATCAAGGTTCTGCTGTCAAGAGTATGGATTTTCATCCAGTCCAACAAATTCTACTTCTTG TTGGAACAAACATGGGTGAAGTCATGGTATGGGAGTTGGGCAGCAGAGAAAGGATTGCTGGGAGGAATTTCAAGGTTTGGGACCTTAATGCACGCTCAAGAGCTCTGCAG GCATCTCTGTCCAATGATTATACAGCATCCGTTAACCGTGTGGCGTGGAGTCCTGATGGAACTTTATTTG gtGTTGCATACTCCAAGCACATTATGCACGTATACTCCTACCATGGCGGTGACGACATAAGAAATCACCTTGAG ATGGATGCTCATAATGGGAATGTAAATGATCTTGCTTTTGCTTACCCAAACAAGCAACTTGTTGTAGTCACTTGTGGCGATGACAGGACCATCAgg GTTTGGGATGCGATTGTGGGGACTCGACTGTTTAATTTTGTTGGTCATGATGCACCTGTATATTCTGTGTGCCCACATCACAAGGAAAATATTCAG TTTATCTTTTCAACCGCAACTGATGGAAAGATAAAGGCATGGTTGTATGATAATGCGGGTTCAAGAGTCGACTATAATGCACCAGGGCATTCTTCTACCACAATGGCATACAGTGCTGATGGAACTAG GTTATTCTCATGTGGGACAAACAAAGAAGGAGAATCACACTTGGTGGAGTGGAATGAAAGCGAAGGAGCTGTGAAACGTACCTATAATGGTCTTGCAAAGCGTTCCGGGGGTGTTGTGAAGTTTGATACCACTAAAAATCGATTCTTGGCAGCTGGGGATGATTTCATGATCAAGTTTTGGGACATGGATAATAACAACCTGTTGACAACTATTGATGCAGAGGGTGGATTGCCG GCTTCTCCTTGTATTAGATTTAACAAGGAAGGAACGCTATTAGCAGTCTCAACAAATGACAATAGCATCAAAATTCTAGCAAATTCAGATGGGATCAGGCTGCTCCGGACAGTGGAGAGTCGTACATTTGATGCTTCTAGAGCTTCTTCTGCTGCTGTTGCGAAG GCCCCTGCAATAGGCACTTTTCCGCCTGCTAATGCCACAGTTGGAACTAGCATCGATAATCAAGCTGCTCCTGCAGCACCCATGGTTGGAATG AATAGTGACAATCGAAGTTTAGTTGACGTGAAGCCTAAAATTCAAGACGAATCAATTGAAAAATCTAGGATCTGGAAATTAACAGAAATAAATGAACCATCACAGTGTCGCTCCCTGAGGCTCCCTGATAGCTTGACTGCCATGAGG GTGTCTAGATTGATTTTTACAAATTCAGGAGTTGCCATATTGGCACTAGCATCTAATGCAGTGCACAAGCTTTGGAAGTGGCAGAGAAATGATCGAAACTTGCCTGGGAAG GCCACTGCTAGTGTACCACCTCAATTATGGCAGCCTTCTAGCGGAATTTTGATGACTAATGATATCAGTGACACAAATCCTGAAGATGCTGTTCCGTGCTTTGCACTTTCAAAGAATGATTCTTATGTTATGTCAGCTTCAGGAGGGAAGATTTCTCTTTTCAATATGATGACATTTAAG ACAATGACAACATTCATGGCTCCACCACCAGCTGCAACATTTTTAGCATTTCACCCTCAAGACAACAATATCATTGCTATTGGCATGGAGGACTCTTCTATACAAATTTATAACGTCAGGGTTGATGAG GttaaaacaaagttaaaaggTCATCAGAAAAGAATTACAGGACTCGCCTTCTCGCACTCTCTAAATGTCCTGGTGTCTTCCGGAGCTGACTCGCAG TTGTGTGTTTGGAGCACCGATGCATGGGAGAAACAAGCTAGTAAATTCTTGCAAATTCCAACTGGACGAGTTGCTTCTTCTCTTGCAGATACACGTGTTCAATTTCACCTTGACCAGATACATTTGCTTGCGGTTCATGAAACACAGATAGCTATATTTGAAGCACCAAAATTGGAATGCCTCAAGCAG TGGTTCCCTCGTGAAGCAAGTGGTCCGATTACGCATGCTACGTATTCCTGTGATAGCCAATCTATATATGTTAGTTTTGAAGATGGAAGTGTGGGTGTTCTCACTGCTTCAACACTAAGATTGAGATGCAGAATAAATTCTACTGCTTATTTACCTCCCAATCCAAG CTTGAGAGTGTATCCTCTTGTCATTGCTGCACATCCCTCTGAGCCTGATCAATTCGCACTGGGACTAACAGACGGTGGAATTCATGTGCTTGAACCATTGGAGTCGGAAGGAAAATGGGGGACCTCGCCTCCTGTTGAAAATGGTGCTGGCCCTAGTACAGCTTCTGGTGCTGCTGGTTCTGAACAAGCTCAAAGGTAG